From a region of the Vidua macroura isolate BioBank_ID:100142 chromosome 3, ASM2450914v1, whole genome shotgun sequence genome:
- the MAD2L1BP gene encoding MAD2L1-binding protein gives MGPHGERSVLGSPAVAVAFPGAVCRGSGYRFACELLKHVLHQRNQLPLPYEQLAFFCRRAAQDGDGIGKSHSLGLASRKCQQLLMELEGLFQHLEVMFSLTLVPRVLFLLGGNVMNPKELYELNLEGFCEGSAEESLQTAPCVRQLFHRLFVADVFSELKALPVTGTLVLVQGHRDCGVEWFRPKLNYQVPARGRKLTVKLSCDGDLDVSASPPQHTAPAWEDYVWFQAPVTLKGFSE, from the exons atgGGGCCCCACGGGGAGAGGTCGGTGCTGGGCAGCCCCGCGGTGGCCGTGGCGTTCCCGGGAGCTGTGTGCCGGGGCAGCGGCTACCGCTTCGCCTGCGAGCTCCTGAAGCACGTCCTGCACCAGCGGAACCAGCTCCCGCTGCCCTACGAGCAGCTCGCCTTCTTCTGCCGGCGGGCGGCCCAG gatGGCGATGGAATTGGGAAATCACATTCCCTGGGCCTGGCAAGCAGaaagtgccagcagctgctgatggaGCTGGAGGGATTGTTCCAGCACCTGGAAGTCATGTTTAGTCTGACACTGGTTCCTCGGGTTCTTTTTCTACTTGGAGGCAACGTCATGAACCCCAAGGAGCTCTATGAGCTGAATTTGGAAGGGTTCTGTGAGGGCTCTGCTGAAGAGAGCCTCCAGACTGCGCCCTGTGTTCGCCAGCTCTTTCACCGCCTGTTTGTTGCTGATGTCTTCAGTGAACTTAAGGCTCTCCCTGTCACAGGCACTCTTGTCCTGGTCCAGGGCCACCGTGACTGTGGTGTTGAGTGGTTCCGGCCCAAGCTCAACTACCAAGTGCCGGCCCGAGGGAGGAAGCTGACTGTTAAGTTATCCTGTGATGGAGACCTCGACGTTAGCGCCTCACCTCCACAGCACACGGCACCTGCTTGGGAGGACTATGTCTGGTTCCAAGCACCGGTGACCCTCAAAGGCTTTAGTGAATGA